One genomic segment of Rhinoraja longicauda isolate Sanriku21f unplaced genomic scaffold, sRhiLon1.1 Scf000342, whole genome shotgun sequence includes these proteins:
- the LOC144590839 gene encoding 26S proteasome non-ATPase regulatory subunit 5-like: MAASVSELLREIAELDEPLVELHSLKAAVDAAPLNVLREVATGLRFGVLFNLLESDDREQIDVCVAILERLLQALEPVYLAQTYKLELQKGLQHSDDRVKVLALTQIGRIAENIDAVVLVHGSPELFKEMIHCIGGERISVANEAIKSLLRIAQNKAGLDALFTTSTLQDLKDVMGINDVVRYRVYELVLGIAVMSPASLEYCVNGSFITRLLGELAGNDVLIRATAVEMLTTLTQSQHGRLYLAQQGIIDRISNMIIGANSDPFSSFYVPNLVKFFGNLAMVDSPQQICECYPAFIEKVFEMIEGHEQTMIGVGLDTIGILGSCIEGKQVLNKTGTAFQDVLRRLGLISCNATTDLRIRCLETIASLHSLPTDQHTEDLLGMTESWFHFLHSHPMETFRRLSSQPFPEIHIGALKVFTAIASQPWGQRLMISTPGFVEYIVDRTTEADKSSKDAKFELVKTLINTKTIAEIFGNQHYLQLRMYLQEGPYFVKAVATVAVEGGE, encoded by the exons ATGGCGGCGTCCGTGAGCGAGTTGCTGCGGGAGATCGCCGAGCTGGACGAGCCGCTGGTCGAGCTGCACAGCCTGAAGGCTGCCGTCGATGCGGCGCCTCTCAACGTGCTGAGGGAAGTGGCGACGGGCCTGCGCTTCGGGGTGTTGTTCAACTTGCTGGAGAGCGATGACAG GGAACAAATTGATGTATGTGTGGCCATTCTCGAGCGACTTCTGCAGGCTTTGGAACCAGTCTACCTGGCTCAAACCTACAAGCTGGAACTGCAGAAGGGACTGCAGCATTCTGACGATCGTGTTAAAGTCTTGGCACTGACACAA ATTGGACGGATTGCTGAGAACATAGATGCGGTTGTGTTGGTTCATGGTTCTCCTGAGTTGTTTAAGGAGATGATCCATTGTATTGGTGGCGAGAGAATTTCTGTTGCAAATGAG GCAATCAAATCCCTTTTGAGAATTGCCCAGAATAAGGCGGGACTTGATGCACTATTTACAACCAGTACATTACAGGATTTAAAAGATGTCATGGGCATCAATGATGTGGTACGATACAGAGTCTATGAG TTAGTGCTGGGGATCGCGGTTATGTCGCCTGCttcgctggagtattgtgttaacGGTAGTTTTATAACTCGACTGCTTGGTGAACTTGCAGGGAACGACGTTCTCATCAG AGCCACTGCTGTCGAGATGCTCACCACTCTtactcaaagtcagcatggacgaCTGTACCTGGCTCAGCAAGGCATCATCGATAGAATCTCAAACATGATTATTGGTGCAAATTCCGATCCCTTCTCCAGCTTTTACGTACCAA ATCTGGTGAAGTTTTTTGGAAACTTAGCAATGGTTGACAGTCCTCAACAGATCTGTGAATGTTATCCTGCCTTTATCGAAAAGGTGTTTGAGATGATTGAAGGACACGAGCAGACCATGATTGGAGTTGGCTTAGATACCATTGGAATTCTTGGATCATGTATTGAAGGAAAACAAGTTCTAAATAAAACAG GTACTGCATTCCAAGATGTTTTGAGAAGGCTGGGTTTAATTTCGTGTAACGCTACCACAGATCTACGCATTCGTTGCCTTGAAACTATTGCTTCTCTCCATTCGTTGCCG ACCGATCAGCACACCGAAGATCTTTTAGGAATGACCGAATCCTGGTTCCACTTCCTGCACAGCCACCCGATGGAAACATTCCGCAGGCTGAGTTCACAACCCTTCCCAGAAATCCACATTGGAGCACTAAAAGTCTTCACC GCAATTGCTAGCCAGCCCTGGGGTCAGAGACTGATGATCAGTACACCTGGGTTTGTGGAATACATTGTTGACAGGACGACTGAAGCCGACAAAAGCTCAAAGGATGCCAAATTCGAACTGGTAAAGACCCTTATAAATACCAAGACAATAGCTGAGATCTTTGGAAACCAACATTATCTGCAGCTCCGAATGTACCTGCAGGAAGGCCCTTACTTTGTGAAGGCAGTGGCAACAGTGGCCGTGGAAGGTGGAGAGTAG